In Nothobranchius furzeri strain GRZ-AD chromosome 19, NfurGRZ-RIMD1, whole genome shotgun sequence, the following are encoded in one genomic region:
- the mrpl3 gene encoding large ribosomal subunit protein uL3m has translation MATWGCRFLLRRGTQLVSSRTAAESPAHLAGCIRTVKTTTWFEEHLTEDNQKFMRNIMAEEYRQQTAERFSPLKDEPWPRHEWTQGSRRVGLIAVKLGMAPIWTKTGEKHAVTLLQVQDCHVIKCLSKEEFDGRTAALVIGGKNVSPFHKSEKMMEEFRNAGVPAKQKLSYFKVSDNALLKPGTPLYAAHFRPGQFVDVTAKTIGKGFQGVMKRWGFKGQPASHGQTKTHRRPGASGPGGDPAKVFKGKKMPGRMGNTYVTAHGLKIWRVNTKYNVLYVHGSVPGHRNCVLKVRDTKLPTRSSSLLNPPFPTYFTEEEGDLEDDLYDDDLFVHTDPSITLT, from the exons ATGGCGACGTGGGGATGTAGGTTTCTTCTTCGTCGCGGAACTCAACTCGTTTCTTCTCGGACAGCAGCTGAAAG TCCTGCCCATCTGGCGGGCTGCATCAGGACAGTAAAGACCACCACCTGGTTCGAAGAACACCTCACAGAAGACAACCAGAAGTTCATGAGGAACATCATGGCAGAGGAATACCGACAACAGACAGCTGAAAGGTTCAGCCCTCTCAAAGACGAGCCCTGGCCGAGACACGAGTGGACACAGG GAAGTCGACGAGTTGGGTTAATTGCCGTCAAGTTGGGCATGGCTCCAATCTGGACTAAAACGGGAGAAAAGCACGCAGTCACACTGTTGCAG GTGCAAGACTGCCACGTAATAAAGTGTCTGTCTAAAGAAGAGTTTGATGGACGCACGGCTGCACTTGTGATAGGAGGGAAGAACGTGTCACCGTTCCAT AAGTCTGAGAAGATGATGGAGGAGTTCAGGAATGCAGGAGTGCCCGCCAAACAGAAACTGTCCTACTTTAAAGTCTCCGACAACGCCCTCCTCAAACCAG GCACTCCTCTGTATGCAGCACATTTCCGTCCTGGCCAGTTTGTAGACGTCACGGCCAAAAC CATCGGTAAGGGTTTCCAAGGTGTCATGAAGCGATGGGGATTCAAAGGTCAGCCAGCCAGTCACGGTCAAACCAAAACTCACCGGAGACCGGGAGCTTCTGGACCAGGAGGG GATCCAGCCAAAGTCTTCAAAGGGAAGAAGATGCCCGGCAGAATGGGCAACACCTACGTGACGGCACACGGGCTGAAG ATATGGAGGGTGAACACCAAATACAACGTGCTGTACGTGCACGGCTCTGTCCCCGGTCACAGGAACTGCGTCTTGAAG gtaaGAGACACCAAACTGCCAACCAGGAGCTCCTCACTGCTCAATCCTCCTTTCCCCACTTACTTCACCGAAGAGGAGGGCGACCTGGAGGACGACTTGTACGATGATGACTTGTTCGTTCACACTGACCCGTCAATTACGCTGACCTGA
- the LOC129165156 gene encoding E3 SUMO-protein ligase ZBED1 — MIIKDCQPLTIVENEGFRELLKLIAPSYVLPSRKVIKDLVSQKYEEEKEKTKKDLQSVIAVSLTADMWTSINMEAYLAVTCHYVDKESHELCSSVLGVQHFPQKHTAENMATVKRSLMKEWGIAGKVRCLVTDAAANMIACARMLQVRQTICIAHSINLIVRKSCDQISTLTELRNKARQIVTYFRSSTMAKEKLTQMQQQLGTPLHKLINEVPTQWNSTYHMLERLTEQKEAVWVSLASLKTDLTPLTPEEFEIIEEMLRVLAPFYQATRELSEEKRVSGSKVIPLMRMIHIELQHQSSTVTKPTAKQLAENLSKRLTESICNMESLSVMSLATLLDPRFKTAGFFSPLKATEAVKRLKSECAAEMRSHEPDPAVEEPSTSHGSEHSSGHNLWRHLDMEVEESRMTSNTTANSIIEVQRYLAERNAPRTQDPLQYWKNNQNLYPHLYQLALQFLCTPSSSVPCERVFSKAGELVSKRRNRLGANLLHKLLFLNKNA, encoded by the exons ATGATCATCAAAGACTGCCAGCCACTCACCATTGTTGAAAATGAGGGATTCAGGGAGCTCCTGAAGCTTATTGCACCCTCATATGTTCTACCAAGCAGGAAG GTCATCAAGGACTTGGTGAGCCAGAAATATGAAGAGgaaaaggagaaaacaaaaaaGGACCTCCAGAGCGTCATTGCTGTTAGTTTAAcagctgatatgtggacatccatTAATATGGAGGCATATCTTGCCGTTACTTGCCACTATGTGGACAAAGAAAGCCATGAACTCTGTTCATCAGTCTTGGGAGTGCAGCATTTCCCTCAGAAACACACTGCAGAAAACATGGCCACAGTTAAAAGGAGCCTCATGAAGGAGTGGGGCATAGCAGGCAAAGTCAGGTGTCTTGTCACTGATGCAGCAGCAAACATGATTGCATGTGCTCGAATGCTGCAAGTACGGCAAACCATTTGCATTGCCCATTCCATAAATTTAATTGTAAGAAAATCATGTGATCAAATCTCAACACTAACAGAACTACGCAACAAAGCACGGCAAATTGTGACATACTTTCGATCAAGCACCATGGCCAAGGAAAAGCTCACTCAAATGCAGCAACAGCTGGGAACACCATTGCATAAATTAATAAATGAGGTGCCGACACAATGGAACAGCACCTACCACATGCTGGAGAGATTGACTGAGCAGAAGGAGGCAGTCTGGGTGTCACTGGCCTCATTAAAAACTGATCTCACTCCACTGACTCCAGAAGAATTTGAAATCATTGAAGAGATGCTCAGGGTGCTTGCTCCTTTTTACCAAGCCACAAGAGAACTCTCTGAGGAAAAAAGAGTCTCGGGGTCAAAGGTTATTCCATTGATGAGAATGATCCACATTGAGCTTCAACATCAATCTTCAACGGTGACAAAACCCACTGCTAAACAGCTGGCTGAAAATCTGTCAAAGCGGCTAACCGAGTCCATCTGCAACATGGAATCGCTCAGTGTGATGTCACTGGCAACATTGTTGGACCCCAGGTTTAAAACTGCTGGCTTTTTTAGTCCACTGAAAGCAACTGAAGCTGTCAAGAGACTGAAGTCAGAGTGTGCTGCTGAAATGAGGAGCCATGAGCCTGACCCAGCAGTAGAGGAGCCTAGCACTTCACATGGATCAGAACACAGTTCAG GACACAATCTCTGGAGGCACCTTGATATGGAGGTTGAGGAGAGCAGGATGACCTCTAATACTACAGCCAATTCCATAATTGAAGTCCAACGCTACCTGGCTGAAAGAAATGCACCAAGAACACAAGACCCATTACAATATTGGAAAAATAACCAGAATTTATATCCACACCTTTATCAACTCGCACTTCAATTCTTATGCACACCATCTTCATCTGTACCCTGTGAAAGAGTGTTTTCTAAGGCAGGGGAACTGGTGTCTAAGAGGAGAAATCGCCTTGGAGCAAACTTACTGCACAAACTTTTGTTCctcaataaaaatgcataa